One window of Falco cherrug isolate bFalChe1 chromosome 21, bFalChe1.pri, whole genome shotgun sequence genomic DNA carries:
- the ATAT1 gene encoding alpha-tubulin N-acetyltransferase 1 isoform X1 yields the protein MEANRHVLYILRDADGRGTPKGAVVGFLKVGYKKLFLLDRHGAHNEAEPLCVLDFYIHESLQRHGYGRQLFQHMLQSERVDPWRLAVDRPSEKLLAFLRKHYGLVDAIPQVNNFVIFEGFFSNRPAPPRRPHLAKRPEEEIKPYSLSERDCKPTPWGKLEAQRPPGAPPHSSSRGRGLPNPHPVPPQSCEKEMEPPWPFNLTSGRAGGSPVRGQASGRSCCGGRRRTDTRTPGRWTDGRTAPTSTAAPGGLLYFPSFFLPSFAHFLSSFFTPLSAMLFSHPHSSLCGAPVTEPHSSSPPRQGRGALGVLPGVGRGDVGCPWGLPVPAPQPGWVPFPDP from the exons ATGGAGGCCAACCGCCACGTCCTCTACATCCTCCGCGATGCCGATGGCCGGGG GACCCCCAAAGGCGCTGTGGTCGGCTTCCTCAAGGTGGGCTACAAGAAGCTTTTCCTCCTG GACCGTCACGGCGCCCACAATGAAGCGGAGCCACTTTGCGTCTTGGATTTTTACATCCACGAATCATTGCAACGACACGGTTACGGACGGCAGCTCTTCCAGCACATGCTGCAG agcGAGAGGGTGGATCCCTGGCGTTTGGCTGTTGATCGGCCCTCGGAGAAACTCCTGGCATTTCTCCGCAAACACTACGGCCTTGTCGACGCCATCCCACAG gtgaACAACTTTGTCATTTTCGAGGGTTTCTTCTCCAACCGGCCAG cccccccccgccgcccgcatCTCGCTAAGCGCCCCGAGGAGGAGATCAAGCCCTACTCGCTGTCGGAACGCGACTGTAAGCCCACACCATGGGGGAAACTCGAGGCACAGCGCCCTCCCGGAGCTCCGCCCCATTCCTCCAGCAGGGGGCGGGGCTTGCCCAACCCCCATCCTGTCCCCCCCCAGTCTTGCGAGAAAGAGATGGAGCCTCCCTGGCCTTTCAACTTGACCTCGGGGCGAGCCGGGGGCTCCCCTGTGCGAGGGCAAGCCTCCGGCCGTTCCTGCTGCGGCGGGAGGCGCCGGACGGACACACGGACCCCCGGCCGctggacggacggacggaccGCCCCCACCAGCACCGCCGCGCCAGGTGGGCTGctctattttccttctttttttttgcccagtTTTGCCCATTTTTTATCCTCCTTTTTCACTCCCCTCTCTGCCATGCTGTTTTCTCACCCCCACAGCTCCCTCTGCGGCGCGCCAGTcactgagccccacagcagctctccccCACGGCAGGGCCGTGGGGCGCTCGGTGTCTTGCCGGGTGTGGGGCGGGGGGATGTGGGGTGCCCCTGGGggctgcccgtccctgccccaCAACCTGGCTGGGTGCCATTTCCTGACCCATAG
- the ATAT1 gene encoding alpha-tubulin N-acetyltransferase 1 isoform X2, whose amino-acid sequence MEFPFDLAPVLGDRFCVVDQHLRPAGRRGPAHRGDLEQQLRTVIDELGKASAKAQGLPAPVTSAARMEANRHVLYILRDADGRGTPKGAVVGFLKVGYKKLFLLDRHGAHNEAEPLCVLDFYIHESLQRHGYGRQLFQHMLQSERVDPWRLAVDRPSEKLLAFLRKHYGLVDAIPQVNNFVIFEGFFSNRPAPPPPPASR is encoded by the exons ATGGAGTTTCCCTTCGACCTCGCACCGGTGCTGGGTGACCGCTTCTGCGTGGTGGACCAACACCTCCGGCCCGCCGGGCGCCGTGGGCCCGCCCACCG GGGGgatctggagcagcagctgaggacgGTCATCGATGAGCTGGGCAAGGCCTCGGCTAAG GCCCAAGGCCTGCCAGCCCCCGTCACCAGTGCCGCACGAATGGAGGCCAACCGCCACGTCCTCTACATCCTCCGCGATGCCGATGGCCGGGG GACCCCCAAAGGCGCTGTGGTCGGCTTCCTCAAGGTGGGCTACAAGAAGCTTTTCCTCCTG GACCGTCACGGCGCCCACAATGAAGCGGAGCCACTTTGCGTCTTGGATTTTTACATCCACGAATCATTGCAACGACACGGTTACGGACGGCAGCTCTTCCAGCACATGCTGCAG agcGAGAGGGTGGATCCCTGGCGTTTGGCTGTTGATCGGCCCTCGGAGAAACTCCTGGCATTTCTCCGCAAACACTACGGCCTTGTCGACGCCATCCCACAG gtgaACAACTTTGTCATTTTCGAGGGTTTCTTCTCCAACCGGCCAG ccccccccccgccgcccgcatCTCGCTAA
- the MRPS18B gene encoding 28S ribosomal protein S18b, mitochondrial isoform X2, with the protein MRRCGKMALAGGTALLRAVVGGLRGPGRPLWARDAPQLCSTQAAAKAPPTPPSPYQEKPWAYLESEEYRATYGDNPVWHGYRRNHKGAIPPQRTRKTCLRKGKLVGNPCPICRDRNLHVDFRNVKLLDQFICPHSGVIFHPTYTGLLWLQVPYVPVPQEDFSNRHPAVGKTPPAPTLAPGHPWYPWYEWQPPPAADIARMRRLYKDYLKEKESPPAVGTPMDTPPAPCVEPRGE; encoded by the exons ATGCGGCGCTGCGGCAAGATGGCGCTGGCCGGGGGGACGGCGCTGCTGCGGGCGGTGGTCGGCGGCCTGCGGGGCCCGGGGCGGCCGCTGTGGGCTCGG GAcgccccccagctctgcagcacccaggcagcAGCTAAGGCCCCTCCGACACCCCCGTCCCCCTACCAGGAGAAGCCGTGGGCGTACCTGGAGAGTGAAG AGTACCGTGCGACCTACGGTGACAACCCCGTCTGGCATGGCTACCGCCGCAACCACAAAGGTGCCATCCCACCCCAGCGCACCCGCAAGACCTGCTTG cgCAAGGGGAAGCTGGTGGGAAACCCCTGCCCCATCTGCCGCGATCGCAACCTCCATGTGGATTTCCGG AATGTGAAGCTCCTGGACCAGTTTATCTGCCCCCACTCAGGCGTCATCTTCCACCCCACGTACACAG GTCTCCTATGGCTACAGGTGCCCTACGTGCCTGTCCCTCAGGAAGATTTCTCCAACCGACACCCAGCTGTTGGCAAAACCCCGCCAGCACCCACCCTGGCCCCCGGACACCCTTGGTATCCCTGGTACGAGTGGCAGCCTCCCCCTGCTGCCGACATCGCCCGCATGCGCCGCCTCTACAAGGATtacttgaaggaaaaagaatctCCACCGGCCGTGGGGACACCCATGGATACACCTCCGGCTCCCTGCGTGGAGCCCAGGGGGGAATAA
- the MRPS18B gene encoding 28S ribosomal protein S18b, mitochondrial isoform X1, whose product MRRCGKMALAGGTALLRAVVGGLRGPGRPLWARDAPQLCSTQAAAKAPPTPPSPYQEKPWAYLESEEYRATYGDNPVWHGYRRNHKGAIPPQRTRKTCLRKGKLVGNPCPICRDRNLHVDFRNVKLLDQFICPHSGVIFHPTYTGVCMRQHKLLSKAITQAQEHGLLWLQVPYVPVPQEDFSNRHPAVGKTPPAPTLAPGHPWYPWYEWQPPPAADIARMRRLYKDYLKEKESPPAVGTPMDTPPAPCVEPRGE is encoded by the exons ATGCGGCGCTGCGGCAAGATGGCGCTGGCCGGGGGGACGGCGCTGCTGCGGGCGGTGGTCGGCGGCCTGCGGGGCCCGGGGCGGCCGCTGTGGGCTCGG GAcgccccccagctctgcagcacccaggcagcAGCTAAGGCCCCTCCGACACCCCCGTCCCCCTACCAGGAGAAGCCGTGGGCGTACCTGGAGAGTGAAG AGTACCGTGCGACCTACGGTGACAACCCCGTCTGGCATGGCTACCGCCGCAACCACAAAGGTGCCATCCCACCCCAGCGCACCCGCAAGACCTGCTTG cgCAAGGGGAAGCTGGTGGGAAACCCCTGCCCCATCTGCCGCGATCGCAACCTCCATGTGGATTTCCGG AATGTGAAGCTCCTGGACCAGTTTATCTGCCCCCACTCAGGCGTCATCTTCCACCCCACGTACACAG GGGTCTGCATGAGGCAGCACAAGCTCCTATCCAAGGCCATCACGCAGGCGCAGGAACACG GTCTCCTATGGCTACAGGTGCCCTACGTGCCTGTCCCTCAGGAAGATTTCTCCAACCGACACCCAGCTGTTGGCAAAACCCCGCCAGCACCCACCCTGGCCCCCGGACACCCTTGGTATCCCTGGTACGAGTGGCAGCCTCCCCCTGCTGCCGACATCGCCCGCATGCGCCGCCTCTACAAGGATtacttgaaggaaaaagaatctCCACCGGCCGTGGGGACACCCATGGATACACCTCCGGCTCCCTGCGTGGAGCCCAGGGGGGAATAA